One region of Drosophila subobscura isolate 14011-0131.10 chromosome J, UCBerk_Dsub_1.0, whole genome shotgun sequence genomic DNA includes:
- the LOC117895640 gene encoding arginine-glutamic acid dipeptide repeats protein isoform X9 — translation MAASTQGEIRVGPGHQVNDVYAKLPDYNPISSFPIDKETDERELEESRWSPGVVADGDLLMFLRAARSMAAFQGMCDGGLEDGCLAASRDDTTINALDVLHDSGYDPGKALQALVKCPVSKGIDKKWTEDETKKFIKGLRQFGKNFFRIHKDLLPHKDTPELVEFYYLWKKTPGANNNRPHRRRRQSALRRNRVTRANNNTPPKKEDTPEPQTATTAATATGSASETASRSSPAVSKEENSSLTEDDASECDSDSSLTNKRDESPSRMRTRNKQQNNNTNNNNNNTNSSSSSSNNTNSSSSSSTASNSGSGGGGGSGSGGGIGASSVGGSSALGGVGAGAAAGAAATNSSTKDQSNTNNAVANGKRPKRGSETPDAAAGGGASSVDSPKTPTKAVAESSATKRKGGKQDTPNKKKRTEQEQAHDQQAASAGTGAAAAEENSSSSLKEKRKQQQQQQQQQRADSPVESMNSDSRPDSALDDGESNTTDTTTAEQQSNKDSKELLLSCKEERELTANDGGLEPKAEEKSIKAELASEDGSKEAISIKNMDEETNIQAPNSVDGLLLKESAVSTIQQDGGVPPVNPVAAPLTMKVPTIATVEALNASVERKEAIEKMETCDSDPELLKKLATIKQEVTPQQQQQQQTPQQLNPISIQPPPVCAPTETTVYIKKEPMDDSMDATCNQNSNEPQDLKVKIEIKNEDSLKHNAGGMPPTLPGAPTAQMHSHSMAGGDSGQPPLGEPLHLSHLPHGQQPLQPPPASYLIDGQLKYGPPGGQQQQQQQQQQQQPPQPPQLHSDPAGAGGNAPGGPNTPQKYAPEMEMKFTPQDLKYPPPPPLDALKYSQEMQAVAAAAAAAAAAAAGKYDMKYMIEQPGKYPVELSAAHQPPSKQGYQDSLKIPDVKSGFGHLPHNMASQLDVAHKYGPPPTSQEQQQQQQSQQPAHQVPPGATPPPGIAMPKPHYQHDVQTPPLGRPFEPGMMHKYGDPLVGKYGPPQPQDLKYPMPPVVSAAGPPVDVKPYGENLIKSSPYGPPPESPIDASSRSTPGQDSQGSNSNSQPSSMAPQPQQFQSPHPSPHMPSPAGGGLPPGMHPQNLIHGLPPGAGAGGPQPPPPPTSLHQQQSSSGPPGMHPGLHPGQHSQMSVASSMPPSSIGIPPTLSTMAPSHMHPHMHPHHLQQVLHRPHDMPPSMHPHAPMPMSLQGHPQHGHGLPPQQQQQQQQQQQPGGPAGTVRTPSPAQHPPRSMHDPQSREQPPTSQPSTTMAGSGGHGNPHQSPHTHRTSPLPGLAGNGHPPPGLLGHPMPIHPHLAHLPPGHPAHAALAHPGHHLLSHSIAGLGPGGGPIALLAGPGGLGLPESALSRRTPPSHMPHSHVSSAPNTPHSVASMTSSSMALTTSTVPSSAFSRASPSVQISSGGAGSAGPGGSGSSNTPGGGNNSSAAAAAAAAAHRAASPASSVSSLSRQSPLHPVPQSPLSHHPSSSALSAAAAAVAERDRHALLRQQSPHMTPPPVSNASGLMASPLSKMYAPQPGQRGLGTSPPPHLRPGASPPVIRHPQMPLPLPLIAPGGGIPQIGVHPGQSPYPHPLLHPSVFYSPHHHPFNSPYGYAPYGPGFPAYMKPPPPSGPLDPAAVMAAHHAGLQGPPQQQQQQRQDEQNAAAAAAARDAAEKQHHQAAAAAAAKQQQQQQQQQQQQQQQQQQMKGPQQQQQQGGQPPNKPPTPKTPQGPGGPGVPVGMGGPGTPTGLPPGAYPGSHMPGYPPGPPHGSPFAPQDGQPHGMKPTSHMDALRAHAHSANSSGMGGGHHPTEPLPIDIEPDPEPEIPSPTHNIQRGPSPEAKPDDTECHRSQSAIFVRHIDRGDYNSCTRTDLIFKPVADSKLARKREERDRKLAEKERERRQQQQQQQQQQQQQQAAAAQQAAQQAKMKAELKPPYADTPALRQLSEYARPHVAFRELEEIKNAQAAAASQSRIDPHWMEYYRRGIHPSQFPLYANPAISQMERERLGIPPPHHVGLDPGEHMVRMIRLTREYHAHSHTHLHLPLHPQPQPPEAGFQLPPNVGQYPRPNMLIPREPHSDVLLRMSYADQLQYLQAAEFQRQSLHDQYFRQRPR, via the exons ATGGCGGCCTCCACTCAAGGAGAAATTCGAGTGGGTCCCGGCCACCAGGTAAACGATgtctat GCAAAACTGCCCGATTATAATCCAATCTCAAGCTTCCCCATCGACAAGGAAACCGATGAACGTGAACTAGAGGAATCAAGATGGAGTCCAGGCGTTGTGGCCGATGGCGATTTGTTAATGTTCTTGCGTGCTGCCCGCTCGATGGCCGCATTTCAAGGAATGTGTGATGGCGGACTAGAAGACGGTTGTTTGGCTGCCAGTCGCGACGACACAACAATTAACGCACTCGACGTG CTACACGATTCTGGCTACGATCCAGGCAAAGCTCTACAAGCACTAGTTAAGTGCCCCGTTTCGAAGGGCATCGACAAGAAGTGGACCGAGGACGAAACGAAAAAGTTCATCAAGGGTCTGCGACAATTTGGCAAGAATTTCTTTCGCATCCACAAGGATCTGCTGCCGCACAAGGACACACCCGAACTGGTCGAGTTCTATTATCTGTGGAAGAAGACGCCCGGCGCCAACAACAATCGCCCGCATCGGCGACGCAGACAGAGCGCCTTGCGACGCAATCGTGTCACGCgagcaaataataatacacCTCCCAAGAAGGAGGACACACCGGAACCACAAACTGCGACgacggcggcgacggcgacggggTCGGCGTCAGAGACGGCGAGTCGATCATCGCCCGCTGTCTCCAAGGAGGAGAACAGCTCTCTCACCGAGGACGACGCCAGCGAGTGTGACAGTGATTCGAGTCTGACCAACAAAAGGGATGAATCACCCTCTAGGATGAGGACGCGCAATaaacaacagaacaacaacaccaacaacaacaacaacaacaccaacagcagcagcagcagcagcaacaacaccaacagcagcagcagcagcagcacggccagcaatagcggcagcggcggcggcggtggcagtggcagtggcggtggcattgGTGCATCATCCGTCGGCGGCAGCTCTGCGTTAGGCGGCGTCGGTGCAGGCGCCGCTGCAGGTGCCGCGGCCACCAACAGCTCCACAAAGGATCAGTCGAACACCAACAACGCTGTGGCGAATGGCAAGCGGCCGAAGCGAGGCTCCGAGACGCCCGATGCAGCGGCCGGCGGTGGAGCCTCCTCGGTGGACAGTCCCAAGACACCCACCAAGGCGGTGGCCGAGAGTTCGGCCACCAAGCGCAAGGGCGGCAAGCAGGACACGCCCAACAAGAAGAAGCGCACCGAACAGGAGCAGGCGCACGATCAGCAGGCGGCCAGCGCTGGCACGGgcgcggcagcagcggaggagaacagcagcagcagcctcaaggAGAAgcgaaagcagcaacagcagcagcagcagcagcagcgggccgACAGCCCGGTGGAGAGCATGAACTCGGACAGCAGGCCGGACTCTGCGCTGGACGATGGCGAATCGAATACGACGGACACGACCACCGCCGAACAGCAGTCCAACAAGGAcagcaaggagctgctgctcagctgcaAGGAGGAGCGTGAGCTGACCGCCAACGATGGTGGACTGGAGCCCAAAGCGGAGGAGAAATCCATCAAGGCGGAGCTCGCCTCGGAGGATGGCAGCAAGGAGGCGATTTCCATCAAGAACATGGACGAGGAGACGAACATCCAGGCGCCCAACAGCGTCGATGggctgctgctcaaggagtCTGCTGTCAGCACAATCCAGCAGGATGGCGGTGTGCCGCCGGTTAATCCTGTGGCCGCGCCCCTGACCATGAAGGTGCCCACCATTGCCACCGTGGAGGCGCTGAACGCGTCCGTGGAGCGCAAGGAGGCCATCGAGAAGATGGAAACCTGCGACAGCGATCCCGAGCTGCTCAAGAAGCTGGCCACCATCAAGCAGGAGGtgacgccacagcagcagcaacagcagcagacgccgcAGCAGCTGAATCCGATATCCATACAGCCGCCACCTGTGTGTGCGCCCACGGAGACGACGGTGTACATTAAGAAGGAGCCGATGGACGATTCGATGGATGCCACGTGCAATCAGAACAGCAACGAGCCGCAGGATCTCAAGGTGAAGATTGAGATCAAGAACGAGGACTCGCTGAAGCACAATGCGGGTGGCATGCCGCCCACGTTGCCTGGTGCGCCCACTGCCCAAATGCATTCCCATTCGATGGCCGGCGGCGACAGTGGGCAGCCGCCACTCGGCGAGCCGCTGCATTTGTCGCATCTGCCGCATggccagcagccgctgcagccacCACCCGCCAGCTATCTGATCGATGGACAGCTGAAGTACGGCCCCCCAGgcggacaacagcagcagcagcagcaacaacagcagcagcagccaccacagccgccgcagctgcaCAGCGATCCGGCTGGCGCGGGTGGCAATGCTCCCGGCGGACCCAACACGCCGCAAAAGTATGCGCCCGAAATGGAGATGAAATTCACGCCGCAGGATCTCAAGTatccgccgccaccgccgctggaCGCACTCAAGTACAGCCAGGAGATGCAAGCGGTGgccgcggcggcagcagcagccgccgccgctgcggctggCAAGTACGACATGAAGTACATGATCGAGCAGCCGGGCAAGTATCCGGTGGAGCTGTCCGCTGCCCATCAGCCGCCATCGAAGCAGGGCTATCAGGACTCGCTGAAGATACCCGACGTCAAGTCGGGCTTTGGCCATCTACCGCACAACATGGCCTCGCAGCTGGATGTGGCACACAAGTACGGACCCCCGCCCACGtcccaggagcagcagcagcagcaacagtcgcagCAGCCGGCGCACCAGGTGCCTCCAGGTGCGACGCCTCCGCCGGGCATTGCCATGCCGAAGCCGCACTATCAGCACGATGTGCAGACGCCGCCACTGGGACGGCCCTTCGAGCCGGGCATGATGCACAAATACGGAGATCCGTTGGTGGGCAAATACGGTCCACCCCAGCCGCAGGATCTGAAGTATCCAATGCCACCCGTGGTCTCCGCTGCCGGTCCCCCCGTGGACGTGAAGCCCTACGGCGAGAATCTGATAAAGTCCTCGCCGTACGGCCCGCCGCCGGAGAGCCCCATCGATGCCTCGTCCCGCTCGACGCCGGGCCAGGACAGTcagggcagcaacagcaattcgCAGCCCTCGTCGATGGccccgcagccgcagcagttcCAGTCGCCGCATCCCTCGCCTCACATGCCTTCACCCGCAGGCGGCGGCCTGCCGCCCGGTATGCATCCCCAAAATCTCATCCACGGCCTGCCGCCGGGTGCGGGCGCTGGCGgaccacagccaccgccaccgcccacatccctgcaccagcagcagtcgtcgaGTGGTCCGCCGGGCATGCATCCGGGCCTGCATCCGGGTCAGCACTCACAGATGTCGGTGGCCTCCTCGATGCCACCCAGCTCGATCGGCATACCGCCGACGCTGTCAACGATGGCGCCCTCCCACATGCATCCCCACATGCATCCGCATCATCTGCAGCAGGTGCTGCATCGGCCGCACGACATGCCACCCAGCATGCACCCGCACGcgcccatgcccatgtcccTGCAGGGACATCCGCAGCACGGCCACGGACTGCcgccccaacagcagcagcagcaacagcagcagcagcagcccggtGGTCCGGCGGGCACTGTGCGCACTCCCTCGCCAGCCCAGCATCCGCCTCGCAGCATGCACGATCCGCAGTCGCGGGAACAGCCGCCCACATCGCAGCCATCGACCACGATGGCTGGCTCTGGAGGTCACGGCAATCCGCACCAATCCCCGCACACGCATCGCACCTCGCCGCTGCCCGGACTGGCGGGGAATGGACATCCGCCGCCGGGTCTGCTTGGCCATCCGATGCCCATACATCCGCACCTGGCGCACCTGCCGCCGGGTCATCCGGCGCACGCGGCACTCGCCCATCCCGGACACCATCTGCTGTCGCATTCGATAGCGGGACTGGGGCCTGGAGGTGGACCCATCGCACTGCTCGCGGGTCCCGGTGGACTGGGCCTGCCCGAGTCCGCGCTCAGTCGTCGCACCCCGCCCAGCCATATGCCCCACTCGCACGTCTCGTCGGCACCGAATACGCCCCATTCGGTGGCCTCGATGACCTCCAGCAGCATGGCCCTCACCACCAGCACGGTGCCATCGTCGGCCTTCAGTCGTGCCAGTCCCAGCGTACAGATCTCGAGTGGAGGAGCCGGATCGGCCGGACCTGGcggtagcggcagcagcaacacgcctggcggcggcaacaactcctcggcagcggcagcagccgcagcggctgcCCATCGAGCCGCCTCCCCAGCCAGCAGTGTGAGCAGCCTGAGTCGCCAGAGTCCACTGCATCCGGTGCCACAATCGCCGCTCAGCCATCATCCCTCATCGTCCGCTCtgtcggcggcagcggcggccgtGGCCGAGCGGGATCGCCATGCGCTGCTGCGTCAGCAGTCGCCGCACATGACGCCGCCACCCGTGTCCAATGCCTCGGGCCTGATGGCCAGTCCGCTGAGCAAGATGTATGCCCCGCAGCCGGGCCAAAGGGGACTGGGAACATCACCGCCGCCGCATCTGCGACCGGGCGCCTCGCCGCCGGTCATCAGGCATCCACagatgccgctgccattgccgctgATTGCGCCGGGCGGCGGCATTCCACAGATCGGAGTGCATCCCGGGCAGTCGCCGTATCCGCATCCGCTGCTGCATCCGTCGGTGTTCTATTCGCCGCATCATCATCCCTTCAACTCGCCCTACGGCTACGCGCCGTACGGGCCTGGTTTCCCGGCCTACATGAAGCCGCCACCACCGTCGGGACCGCTGGATCCTGCCGCTGTGATGGCCGCCCATCATGCCGGCCTCCAGGgtccgccgcagcagcagcagcagcagcggcaggatgAGCAGaatgcagcagccgctgctgcggccagAGATGCAGCCGAGAAGCAGCATCACCAAGCGgcggccgcagcggcagccaaacagcagcagcagcagcaacaacagcagcaacaacagcagcagcagcaacagcagatgaagggcccgcagcagcagcagcagcagggcggtCAACCGCCCAACAAGCCGCCGACGCCAAAGACACCCCAGGGTCCGGGTGGACCGGGTGTGCCAGTCGGCATGGGTGGCCCTGGAACGCCAACGGGCCTGCCGCCAGGTGCCTATCCGGGCTCCCATATGCCCGGCTATCCGCCTGGTCCGCCGCACGGTTCCCCCTTTGCCCCGCAAGATGGTCAGCCGCACGGCATGAAGCCCACTTCCCACATGGACGCGCTGCGAGCGCACGCACACTCGGCCAATTCGTCGGGCATGGGCGGTGGCCATCATCCAACGGAGCCAT TGCCCATTGACATTGAGCCGGATCCGGAGCCAGAGATACCCAGTCCCACGCACAATATACAACGTGGACCCAGTCCCGAGGCCAAGCCGGACGATACCGAATGCCATCGCTCGCAGTCTGCCAT ATTTGTGCGTCACATTGATCGCGGTGATTACAATTCCTGCACGAGAACGGATTTGATATTCAAGCCAGTGGCCGACTCGAAGCTAGCACGCAAGCGTGAGGAACGCGACCGCAAGCTGGCCGAGAAGGAGCGCGAAAGGCGGCAG cagcagcaacaacagcaacagcagcagcaacaacagcaggcagcagccgcccaaCAGGCGGCACAGCAGGCCAAAATGAAGGCGGAACTGAAGCCCCCGTATGCGGATACGCCAGCACTGCGACAGCTATCCGAATATGCACGCCCACATGTCGCCTTCAG GGAACTGGAGGAGATCAAGAACGCACAAGCCGCTGCGGCGAGTCAATCCCGCATCGATCCGCACTGGATGGAGTACTACAGACG cGGCATACATCCCTCACAGTTCCCACTCTATGCGAATCCAGCGATATCGCAAATGGAGAGGGAACGTTTGGGTATACCGCCACCGCATCACGTAGGCCTTGATCCGGGCGAGCACATGGTGCGTATG ATACGATTGACGAGAGAATATCATGCACACTCTCATACTCATTTACATTTGCCTTTGCATCCACAGCCGCAACCACCGGAGGCCGGTTTCCAACTGCCAC cgaatGTTGGACAATATCCACGCCCAAATATGCTTATACCTAGGGAGCCGCATTCGGATGTGCTGCTGAGGATGTCGTATGCCGATCAATTACAG TATTTGCAGGCCGCCGAATTCCAGCGACAATCGCTGCACGATCAATACTTTAG ACAACGGCCCAGATAA